From Spirosoma aerolatum, one genomic window encodes:
- a CDS encoding fasciclin domain-containing protein, producing the protein MKTLKIAFAILSLVAVSQVSFAQEKTVTVGGAPMYPSKNIIENAVNSKDHTTLVAAVKAAGLVETLSGPGPFTVFAPTNKAFDKLPKGTVETLVKPENKQTLTGILTYHVVSGRMSAQDLMDAIKAGGGKATLKTVAGGTLTAMQKGKKIELTDAKGGMATVTIPDVFQSNGVIHVIDTVLMP; encoded by the coding sequence ATGAAGACGCTTAAAATCGCATTTGCTATACTCAGCTTAGTAGCTGTTAGTCAGGTTTCATTTGCTCAAGAGAAAACAGTAACGGTGGGTGGAGCTCCCATGTATCCTTCCAAAAACATCATTGAGAACGCCGTTAATTCGAAAGATCACACGACACTTGTAGCCGCCGTAAAAGCGGCTGGCCTGGTCGAAACCTTATCCGGTCCTGGTCCATTCACGGTATTTGCCCCTACCAACAAAGCATTCGATAAACTGCCAAAGGGTACGGTTGAAACACTGGTGAAACCCGAAAACAAACAAACGCTGACAGGCATTCTGACCTACCACGTTGTATCGGGCCGTATGAGCGCCCAGGATCTGATGGACGCCATTAAAGCAGGCGGTGGCAAAGCGACCCTGAAAACGGTGGCGGGTGGTACACTGACCGCTATGCAGAAAGGGAAGAAAATTGAACTGACCGACGCAAAAGGCGGTATGGCAACGGTAACCATTCCTGACGTTTTCCAGTCGAATGGGGTCATTCACGTAATCGATACGGTGCTGATGCCGTAA
- a CDS encoding amidohydrolase family protein yields the protein MIASSGRPLCLIGNVVDSQGHESLQTILVQGGRITAIQPGKVPFSLPDLIVLELADHEVLFPGLINLHVHSEYNIFPLWQSPAVWSNRFQWRNNEQYLRDIKSFKEYVEANWVTDYLDFTRPFIQTLKEKKSTILTPVMLASAISEVQKMHGVITELQAVAGGTTLAQQTIKLETNASLPNFIIRNTGAAAELGLPITKKVFSVVDFVRPGPNFDPPGSPIRAQENTSAWPMMRHTSFNDFLTSVQQGNNRYYASIAHIAEGRAGYLQPGKPDGFSRREFSAFRQALASLSNKDALKTAHLTLTHACGLDYSDPSTIAFLRDNYISIVWSPVSNLILYRDTIPVKTLLDQGINVCLGSDWAPSGSKHVWDELKFARHFCDAVGLAVTDTQLLAMVTQNPALALGSIPAGRIQTGYNADFFILQKQTPQQPALSALLTQDDRSVRCTIVNGRVLYGDQDLFTNTLSVDYQRIPTEEGNAAAQKVVSINSSLNFDLSRSLKQVDALMYRYASAYLHSPNLHRTRLLSADDYLYQTRINMVKMHLAELIQNLKR from the coding sequence ATGATTGCTTCGTCAGGGCGCCCCCTATGCCTTATTGGGAATGTTGTCGATTCGCAGGGGCACGAATCACTTCAGACGATTCTGGTCCAGGGCGGGCGAATCACAGCGATTCAGCCAGGCAAGGTGCCGTTCTCACTGCCCGATCTGATCGTTCTCGAACTCGCGGATCATGAGGTACTATTTCCGGGACTCATCAACTTACACGTTCATTCGGAATACAATATTTTCCCGCTCTGGCAAAGTCCGGCAGTCTGGAGCAATCGTTTTCAATGGCGGAATAACGAACAGTATCTGCGTGACATCAAAAGCTTCAAAGAGTACGTCGAAGCCAATTGGGTAACGGATTATCTGGATTTTACCCGGCCATTCATTCAAACCCTAAAAGAGAAAAAAAGCACTATACTAACCCCTGTTATGCTGGCGTCGGCCATCAGCGAAGTTCAGAAAATGCACGGGGTTATCACTGAATTACAGGCCGTGGCCGGTGGTACGACCCTGGCCCAGCAAACCATCAAGCTGGAAACGAATGCGAGCTTGCCGAACTTTATCATCCGCAACACAGGGGCCGCAGCCGAACTTGGCCTGCCAATCACCAAAAAAGTTTTTTCGGTAGTTGATTTCGTCAGGCCGGGGCCTAATTTCGACCCACCGGGCAGCCCTATACGCGCTCAGGAAAATACATCGGCCTGGCCAATGATGCGCCATACGAGCTTCAATGATTTTCTGACTTCCGTGCAGCAGGGCAACAATCGATACTATGCGTCTATTGCCCATATTGCCGAAGGCCGTGCGGGGTATCTGCAACCAGGCAAACCGGATGGATTTAGCCGACGAGAGTTTTCTGCATTTCGTCAGGCACTTGCCAGCCTTTCTAATAAAGACGCCTTGAAAACGGCTCATCTGACACTCACCCACGCTTGTGGGCTGGATTATTCAGATCCATCGACGATTGCTTTTTTGCGCGACAATTACATCAGTATCGTCTGGTCGCCGGTATCGAACCTGATTCTGTATCGTGATACTATTCCGGTAAAAACGCTGCTCGACCAAGGCATCAATGTCTGTCTGGGATCGGACTGGGCGCCGAGTGGCAGTAAACACGTTTGGGATGAACTGAAATTTGCCCGTCATTTCTGCGATGCGGTCGGGCTGGCGGTTACCGATACTCAGTTGCTCGCTATGGTAACCCAAAATCCGGCATTGGCTTTAGGTAGCATACCGGCCGGACGCATTCAAACTGGCTACAACGCTGACTTCTTTATTCTACAGAAACAAACTCCGCAGCAACCTGCTCTGAGTGCCTTACTTACTCAGGATGACCGTTCGGTCCGGTGTACGATAGTGAATGGGCGGGTGCTCTACGGCGATCAGGATCTATTCACGAATACGCTTTCGGTCGATTATCAACGCATTCCAACTGAAGAAGGTAACGCGGCTGCTCAAAAAGTGGTGAGCATCAACTCATCGCTCAACTTCGATCTTTCCAGGTCACTAAAGCAGGTCGATGCACTAATGTATCGCTATGCGTCAGCGTACTTGCATTCGCCCAATCTACATCGAACCCGATTACTCTCCGCCGATGATTACCTTTATCAGACTCGCATCAATATGGTAAAAATGCATCTGGCCGAATTGATACAAAACCTGAAAAGGTAA
- a CDS encoding M20/M25/M40 family metallo-hydrolase has product MTTQHKPTFTKIAQRNLLAVMPFLSWVCWLALTLISGNLSAQKLTAAKMDALVDKRMWPAIDELSEYVALPNDAINPADITKNIAWTERAFTKRGFQTRVLQTNSLPVVLAEKTFPKATKTVLFYFHLDGQPVRANEWNQKDPFVTVLKEKDGSGQYKALAGDLPKTTVNDEWRLFGRSTSDDKGPIIMLLTALDIVQAEGKTPPYHVKVIIDTEEEKGSSGLKGALAAHKDKLRTDYMIVMDGPMHSSNIPTLTFGCRGNAGFTITTYGPITQQHSGHFGNYAPNPAFRLARLITSMKDEQGRALIPGFYDGISFDEATQKIMAAVPDKKEEINKTLLIADEEKVGHNYQESLQYPSLNIRGMKAAVVGKGSGTVIPEEAVASFDIRLVPETDGQRMIDLVRKHIEKQGFTVLDHAPTPEERLTYSQIVFF; this is encoded by the coding sequence ATGACTACCCAACATAAACCTACATTCACGAAGATAGCCCAGCGAAATCTATTGGCTGTTATGCCATTTCTATCATGGGTATGCTGGCTTGCATTAACGCTGATTTCAGGTAACCTATCCGCCCAAAAGCTGACAGCCGCCAAAATGGATGCGCTGGTCGATAAGCGGATGTGGCCTGCCATCGACGAACTTAGCGAATATGTGGCACTTCCCAACGATGCCATCAATCCAGCTGACATCACGAAAAATATAGCCTGGACCGAGAGAGCATTCACGAAGCGCGGCTTTCAGACCCGTGTGCTGCAAACGAATAGCTTGCCGGTGGTGTTGGCCGAAAAAACATTCCCCAAAGCAACAAAGACCGTTCTGTTCTATTTCCACCTGGATGGACAGCCGGTACGGGCGAATGAATGGAATCAGAAAGATCCGTTTGTTACTGTGCTGAAGGAGAAAGACGGGTCTGGTCAGTACAAAGCGCTGGCTGGTGATCTCCCCAAAACGACGGTCAACGATGAATGGCGATTGTTTGGTCGCTCCACCTCCGACGATAAAGGACCAATCATTATGCTGCTGACCGCCCTCGACATTGTTCAGGCAGAAGGCAAAACGCCACCTTATCATGTGAAGGTGATTATTGATACGGAGGAAGAAAAAGGATCTTCCGGGCTAAAAGGCGCGTTGGCTGCTCATAAGGACAAGCTGCGGACCGATTATATGATTGTGATGGACGGCCCGATGCATTCATCGAATATTCCAACGCTAACGTTTGGATGTCGGGGAAATGCTGGATTTACCATAACGACCTACGGCCCCATTACGCAGCAGCACAGTGGTCATTTTGGTAATTATGCGCCGAATCCGGCTTTTCGGCTGGCTCGGTTGATTACGTCGATGAAGGATGAGCAGGGGAGGGCGCTGATTCCGGGTTTCTACGATGGTATTTCGTTCGACGAAGCAACCCAGAAGATCATGGCTGCCGTACCCGATAAAAAGGAGGAAATCAATAAAACCCTGCTGATTGCCGATGAGGAAAAAGTAGGGCATAATTATCAGGAATCATTGCAGTATCCATCGCTCAATATTCGGGGTATGAAAGCCGCCGTAGTAGGGAAAGGTTCCGGTACCGTTATACCGGAGGAGGCCGTTGCCAGTTTCGATATTCGGCTGGTACCCGAAACCGACGGCCAGCGGATGATCGATCTGGTTCGGAAGCATATTGAGAAGCAGGGCTTTACCGTACTGGACCATGCTCCGACGCCCGAAGAACGGTTAACGTATTCCCAAATCGTTTTTTTTTGA
- a CDS encoding DUF1684 domain-containing protein has product MAKGLLLMMSLLTTVALAQTPFAEQIAKHRETYKKDLLTTAGGPLKPDDLAFVKFYSPDSTYRVTATVERITKAEPFDMPTYSGKTKEHVAYARLSFVLHGKPQQLTLYRSLNLMRIPEYRDYLFLPFKDATSGKETYGGGRYMDLRTGDIQNGKLTLDFNKAYNPYCAFQDGYSCPIPPKENELTIPIEAGEKVFGKEH; this is encoded by the coding sequence ATGGCAAAGGGGCTGTTGTTGATGATGAGTCTGCTGACGACGGTGGCACTGGCGCAAACGCCCTTTGCCGAGCAGATCGCCAAACACCGCGAAACGTACAAAAAAGACTTACTAACCACAGCGGGCGGCCCGTTGAAACCGGACGATCTGGCGTTCGTTAAGTTTTACTCGCCTGATTCAACCTACCGGGTTACGGCTACTGTTGAACGGATTACAAAAGCCGAGCCCTTCGACATGCCGACCTATAGCGGTAAAACCAAAGAGCATGTGGCCTACGCGCGCCTGTCATTTGTATTGCACGGAAAACCCCAGCAACTGACCCTGTACCGAAGTCTGAACCTGATGCGCATCCCCGAATACCGCGACTACCTGTTTCTGCCGTTTAAAGACGCCACCTCGGGCAAAGAAACCTACGGTGGAGGCCGCTATATGGACCTGCGTACCGGCGATATTCAGAATGGAAAACTAACGCTGGATTTTAACAAAGCCTACAACCCGTATTGTGCGTTTCAGGATGGCTATTCCTGCCCCATTCCACCCAAAGAGAACGAGCTTACCATCCCCATCGAAGCGGGAGAAAAAGTGTTTGGGAAGGAGCATTAA
- a CDS encoding glycoside hydrolase family 43 protein gives MLAQSKGETSSQHASNSVPLTIQAGKSVWMLTYFRQRYPTRIEIDAKGNTVEVPLPDPMLINKLHIALSTDGLHWTPLNGNKPVWDQHVRDPYVRRGPDGLWRILSTGGGRGNDHEKVGPSCLYITSKDLIHWQVEGALPLMKDVRSEAGTLAGNIWAPEWFYDSKTGDYVLIWSSSFKEAGWKESRLWSCRTRDWKTFTPAKVFFAPPYSVIDGTLLEQNGTFYLFHKEEEFGAKTGERRAIRLATSTNLEGPYTVVEGPLNTGQIVPVITEGPTAIKDPLRPGWLLLYDYCMTNRFGASYSPDLIHWTVEEDVRFPSEARHGCISQLTADEAKTLLKTYPNNP, from the coding sequence GTGTTAGCGCAATCTAAAGGCGAAACCTCCTCTCAGCATGCCTCCAACAGCGTTCCGCTTACTATTCAGGCTGGGAAGAGCGTCTGGATGCTCACCTACTTTCGTCAGCGTTACCCAACTCGAATTGAAATCGATGCAAAGGGGAATACAGTCGAAGTTCCCCTACCCGATCCTATGTTAATCAACAAACTCCACATTGCTTTATCGACTGACGGACTTCATTGGACGCCCTTAAACGGCAATAAACCCGTATGGGATCAGCACGTTCGCGATCCTTATGTACGTCGCGGACCGGATGGGCTTTGGCGCATATTATCAACGGGTGGTGGCAGAGGTAACGACCACGAAAAAGTTGGGCCGAGCTGCCTTTACATAACATCCAAAGACTTGATTCACTGGCAGGTTGAAGGTGCCTTGCCCTTGATGAAAGACGTTCGAAGCGAGGCAGGAACGTTAGCAGGCAATATATGGGCTCCCGAATGGTTTTACGACTCGAAAACGGGTGATTATGTCTTAATCTGGTCATCATCGTTTAAAGAGGCAGGCTGGAAAGAAAGTCGGCTTTGGTCCTGCAGAACGCGGGACTGGAAAACATTTACTCCGGCTAAAGTCTTTTTCGCCCCTCCTTACTCCGTGATCGATGGAACGTTGCTGGAACAGAATGGGACTTTCTACCTCTTCCATAAGGAAGAAGAATTTGGTGCCAAAACTGGCGAACGGCGAGCCATCCGATTAGCCACCTCAACCAATCTGGAAGGTCCTTATACCGTTGTTGAAGGCCCTTTGAATACGGGTCAGATTGTTCCGGTCATTACCGAAGGGCCAACTGCCATTAAGGACCCACTCCGCCCCGGCTGGCTATTGTTGTATGATTACTGTATGACCAACCGTTTTGGTGCGTCTTACTCGCCGGATCTAATTCATTGGACAGTTGAGGAAGACGTCCGCTTCCCCTCCGAAGCCCGGCACGGCTGTATTTCGCAGCTAACCGCTGATGAAGCCAAAACGTTGCTGAAAACCTATCCAAATAACCCCTGA
- a CDS encoding MFS transporter, with protein sequence MSQTLAKSRWYRLLPIAFITYSLAYLDRANFGFGAASGMAADLQITPAMSSLLGSLFFLGYFFFQVPGAVYAEKKSAKKLIFWSLILWGGLAVATGVVSNVNLLIVIRFMLGVVESAVMPAMLLFLSRWFTKAERSQANTFLILGNPATILWMSILSGYLIKSVGWRWMFIVEGFPAVIWAFFWWKLVDDNPKDANWLTESEKEAVAEQLRQEQQGIKPVKNYGEAFKSRIVVLLSLQYALWSIGVYGFVMWLPSIIKAAPNITIVETGWLSSVPYVLAIIGMLGASYYSDKTLNRKAFVWPFLLLGAIAFYASYLIGVDQFWTSFVLLIIAGGAMYAPYGPFFAIIPDLLPKNVAGGAMALINSFGALGSFIGAYVVGYLNGETGGFGASYIFMAGSLFLSAIITLVAVKSPTHQRTLKSEKLTL encoded by the coding sequence ATGAGCCAGACACTTGCTAAATCTCGCTGGTACCGACTACTGCCCATCGCGTTTATTACGTATAGTCTGGCGTATCTGGACCGGGCCAATTTCGGATTTGGGGCCGCCAGTGGCATGGCGGCCGATTTACAAATTACCCCGGCTATGTCGTCGTTGCTGGGTTCGCTGTTCTTTCTGGGGTACTTCTTCTTTCAGGTGCCCGGTGCAGTATATGCGGAGAAAAAAAGCGCGAAAAAGCTGATTTTCTGGTCGTTGATTCTGTGGGGTGGCCTGGCCGTAGCAACGGGTGTCGTAAGCAATGTCAATCTACTGATTGTGATCCGGTTTATGCTGGGCGTTGTCGAAAGTGCGGTGATGCCCGCCATGCTGCTTTTTCTGAGTCGGTGGTTTACCAAAGCCGAACGTTCGCAGGCCAATACATTTCTGATCCTGGGCAATCCGGCTACGATTCTCTGGATGTCGATCCTGTCGGGTTATCTGATCAAATCCGTTGGCTGGCGGTGGATGTTCATTGTCGAAGGGTTTCCGGCTGTTATCTGGGCCTTTTTCTGGTGGAAACTCGTCGACGATAACCCCAAAGACGCCAACTGGCTGACCGAATCTGAGAAAGAAGCCGTGGCGGAGCAGCTTCGGCAGGAGCAGCAGGGTATAAAACCCGTTAAAAATTACGGCGAAGCATTCAAATCCCGGATCGTTGTTTTGCTGAGTCTTCAATATGCTTTGTGGAGCATAGGCGTGTATGGTTTCGTGATGTGGCTACCCTCTATCATAAAGGCCGCGCCCAACATAACCATTGTCGAAACGGGTTGGTTATCGTCCGTGCCCTATGTACTGGCCATCATCGGTATGCTCGGAGCCTCCTATTATTCCGACAAAACCCTGAACCGGAAAGCCTTTGTCTGGCCGTTTCTGTTGCTGGGGGCTATTGCCTTTTATGCATCGTACCTGATCGGCGTCGACCAGTTCTGGACCTCGTTTGTTTTGCTGATTATTGCGGGTGGTGCCATGTATGCTCCCTACGGCCCCTTCTTCGCCATCATTCCTGACCTATTGCCAAAAAACGTAGCGGGTGGCGCTATGGCCCTCATCAACAGCTTTGGTGCCCTGGGTTCGTTTATTGGTGCCTATGTTGTGGGCTATTTAAATGGAGAAACGGGTGGTTTTGGAGCCTCCTACATTTTCATGGCGGGTTCACTATTTTTATCAGCCATTATCACCTTAGTAGCCGTTAAGTCCCCCACTCATCAACGGACTCTCAAGTCTGAAAAACTTACTCTGTAG
- a CDS encoding methyltransferase, protein MTVSASLDLAPITRHLRAMFGSRLLIAAVHHLPVFEELGTESLSIEALRTRLNLAERPAMVLFPALCAMDLLAFDQQGRLYITELGKYVTQANTPNLTGYLGLEKDDAGVLEMAARLRNDGPLEAGEGISFVKEGEGPSPMDDPELARFLTLGLAGRARHLSPLVAANMTKRDGHLLDVAGGTGFYTYEWLLANPTSTATILDRPAVLTVAAELLDEFAQSGRPGAAEVKERVTFLPGDMLTDSLPQTDILLAASLFHDWPTPTCQLLTQRFADALRPGGELWVHDAFLTDTRDGPLAVTDYSAQLFWNTKGRCYSRAEYRSWFQEVGLQPMPDNLPTQMDYGLIWARKNNTKDLFFTQ, encoded by the coding sequence ATGACTGTTTCTGCTTCGCTCGATTTAGCCCCGATTACGCGCCATTTACGAGCCATGTTTGGCTCCCGGTTGTTGATTGCCGCCGTTCACCATTTACCTGTTTTTGAGGAACTGGGTACCGAATCCCTATCTATAGAGGCTCTGCGTACCCGGCTCAATCTGGCCGAACGCCCGGCTATGGTTTTGTTTCCAGCGCTTTGCGCCATGGATTTACTGGCTTTCGATCAGCAAGGGCGGCTGTATATAACGGAGTTAGGCAAATACGTTACTCAGGCTAATACGCCTAACCTGACCGGATATCTGGGTCTGGAAAAAGACGATGCCGGTGTTTTGGAAATGGCTGCCCGGCTTCGGAACGATGGGCCGCTGGAAGCCGGAGAGGGCATTTCGTTCGTCAAAGAAGGCGAAGGTCCCTCGCCCATGGATGACCCTGAACTGGCCCGTTTTCTGACACTTGGGCTGGCCGGGCGCGCTCGTCATCTATCACCCCTGGTAGCCGCCAACATGACCAAACGCGATGGTCATCTGCTCGATGTGGCAGGTGGCACTGGCTTTTACACCTACGAATGGTTACTGGCCAATCCAACGTCAACAGCCACCATCCTGGATCGGCCCGCCGTATTGACCGTTGCGGCCGAATTGCTGGATGAATTTGCTCAAAGTGGCCGTCCGGGCGCGGCTGAGGTTAAAGAACGAGTAACGTTCTTACCAGGCGATATGCTTACGGATAGCTTGCCCCAAACCGACATATTACTGGCCGCCAGCCTTTTCCACGACTGGCCAACGCCTACCTGCCAGCTCCTGACCCAACGCTTCGCCGACGCCCTGCGACCCGGTGGCGAATTATGGGTTCATGATGCGTTTCTGACCGATACACGGGACGGGCCACTAGCCGTTACGGACTATTCGGCCCAATTATTCTGGAACACGAAAGGTCGCTGCTACAGCCGGGCCGAATACCGAAGCTGGTTCCAGGAAGTGGGTCTGCAACCTATGCCTGATAACCTCCCAACCCAGATGGATTATGGATTGATCTGGGCAAGGAAGAACAACACGAAAGACTTATTTTTTACCCAATAG
- a CDS encoding bifunctional heptose 7-phosphate kinase/heptose 1-phosphate adenyltransferase has protein sequence MTATDIQTIFEQISTLKVGVIGDFAIDLYFNLKTQTGEKSIETGLDVFWGSRPRASLGAAGNVIQNLAALGVSQGYAIGCVGNDLFGREMQHLFHNLGIDVKHLQVVSDGWDTCLYTKPFEGQEANRIDFGTANELEESLFDQLLTGLESLLPNLDVLIINQQFARPLLTEHRLGRLNHLIERFPTVRFVADMRTVGKQVRGATLKVNTAELAYFLDVDLPEQADIQWCIEKGKILREQIGGPVLITRGQAGILYLDDSGVYSAEGLPLQGELDTVGAGDTVVATWAACMGSGATPKQALELANLAAAVTVQKLGQTGTASLPEILDVYHTYHSND, from the coding sequence ATGACCGCTACCGACATCCAGACAATTTTTGAACAGATATCCACGCTGAAGGTGGGTGTTATCGGTGACTTCGCCATCGATTTGTATTTCAACCTTAAAACCCAAACCGGCGAAAAATCCATCGAGACGGGCCTGGATGTATTCTGGGGAAGTCGGCCCAGGGCTTCGCTGGGAGCTGCCGGCAATGTAATTCAGAATCTGGCCGCCCTCGGCGTGTCGCAGGGGTATGCGATCGGTTGTGTAGGTAATGATCTGTTTGGCCGCGAAATGCAGCATCTGTTTCACAACCTGGGCATCGATGTGAAGCATCTGCAGGTGGTCTCGGACGGATGGGATACCTGCCTGTATACAAAACCGTTCGAAGGCCAGGAAGCCAATCGGATCGATTTCGGGACAGCCAATGAATTGGAAGAGAGCCTGTTCGATCAATTACTGACGGGTTTGGAAAGCCTGTTACCAAATCTCGATGTACTGATCATCAACCAGCAATTTGCCCGCCCCCTGCTGACGGAACATCGACTCGGCCGACTCAATCACCTGATCGAACGCTTTCCTACGGTTCGGTTTGTGGCCGATATGCGTACGGTGGGCAAACAGGTGCGGGGGGCCACCCTGAAAGTAAATACGGCTGAACTAGCTTATTTTTTGGACGTTGATCTACCTGAACAGGCTGACATTCAGTGGTGTATTGAAAAGGGGAAGATCCTGCGGGAACAGATAGGTGGCCCTGTGCTGATCACACGCGGGCAGGCAGGGATTCTCTACCTCGATGATTCCGGTGTGTATTCGGCAGAAGGCTTACCCTTGCAAGGCGAACTCGATACGGTTGGGGCGGGTGATACCGTGGTGGCTACCTGGGCGGCCTGTATGGGGTCAGGAGCTACACCCAAGCAGGCCCTTGAACTCGCCAATCTGGCAGCGGCTGTTACCGTGCAAAAACTAGGGCAGACCGGAACGGCCAGTCTGCCAGAAATTCTTGATGTATATCATACCTACCATTCCAATGACTAA